The Caballeronia sp. SL2Y3 genome includes a window with the following:
- a CDS encoding acetylornithine transaminase — translation MNFNEYPVDSLMYITNRPEIVFTHGKGSWLYDNTGKRYLDFIQGWAVNSLGHCNDGVIEALDKQARTLINPSPAFYNEPMAKLAALLTAHSCFDKVFFANSGAEANEGAIKLARKWGRKFRNGAYEIITFDHSFHGRTLATMSASGKAGWDTIYAPQVPGFPKADLNDIASVEKLITEKTVAVMLEPIQGEGGVIPATREFMQELRALTKRHNILLIVDEVQSGCGRAGTLFAYELSGIEPDIMTLGKGIGGGVPLAALLSTSDVACFEAGDQGGTYNGNPLMTAVGYSVISQLTAPGFLEGVRERGEYLRSELLKLSDERGFNGERGEGLLRALLLDGDQGPQIVEKARLMQPDGLLLNAARPNLLRFMPALNVTKDEIDQMMSMLRSVLDSL, via the coding sequence ATGAATTTCAATGAGTACCCTGTCGATTCGCTGATGTACATCACGAACCGCCCCGAGATCGTGTTCACGCACGGCAAGGGCTCCTGGCTTTACGACAACACCGGCAAACGCTATCTCGACTTCATTCAGGGCTGGGCAGTCAATTCGCTCGGCCACTGCAACGACGGCGTGATCGAGGCGCTCGACAAGCAGGCGCGCACGCTGATCAATCCGTCGCCCGCGTTCTATAACGAGCCGATGGCGAAGCTCGCCGCGCTGCTCACCGCGCACAGTTGCTTCGACAAGGTGTTTTTCGCCAACAGCGGCGCGGAAGCGAACGAAGGCGCGATCAAGCTCGCGCGCAAGTGGGGCCGCAAGTTCCGCAACGGCGCGTACGAGATCATCACGTTCGATCACAGCTTCCATGGCCGCACGCTCGCGACCATGTCCGCGAGCGGCAAGGCGGGCTGGGACACCATCTATGCGCCGCAAGTGCCGGGCTTTCCGAAGGCGGATTTGAACGATATCGCATCGGTCGAGAAGCTCATCACCGAGAAGACCGTAGCCGTGATGCTGGAGCCGATTCAGGGCGAAGGCGGCGTGATTCCCGCGACGCGCGAGTTCATGCAGGAATTGCGCGCGCTGACGAAGCGCCACAACATTCTTTTGATCGTCGATGAAGTGCAAAGCGGCTGCGGTCGCGCGGGGACGTTGTTCGCGTACGAGCTGTCGGGCATCGAGCCGGACATCATGACGCTCGGCAAGGGCATCGGCGGCGGCGTGCCGCTGGCGGCGCTGCTCTCGACTTCGGATGTGGCGTGCTTCGAAGCGGGCGATCAGGGCGGCACGTACAACGGCAATCCGCTGATGACGGCGGTCGGCTATTCGGTGATTTCGCAACTGACGGCACCGGGCTTTCTCGAAGGCGTGCGCGAGCGCGGCGAGTATTTGCGTTCGGAATTGCTGAAGCTATCCGACGAACGCGGTTTCAACGGCGAGCGCGGCGAAGGTCTCTTGCGCGCGTTGCTGCTCGATGGCGATCAGGGGCCGCAGATCGTCGAGAAGGCTCGGCTGATGCAGCCTGATGGACTCTTGCTGAACGCGGCGCGGCCTAATCTGCTGCGCTTCATGCCCGCGCTCAATGTGACCAAGGATGAGATCGATCAGATGATGTCGATGTTGCGTTCGGTGCTCGATTCGCTGTGA
- a CDS encoding CDP-6-deoxy-delta-3,4-glucoseen reductase translates to MAFNVTLRQSGRQFQVEPDEPVLTAALRQGIGLPYGCKNGACGSCKGAVVEGEVEQAPHSSSALSNDEKTRGMALFCCATAQSDLTIDVREVAGVGDVQVKKLPCRVNALQRKADDVIEMKLQLPANERLQYLAGQYIEFILKDGKRRSYSMASPPHHEGPLELHIRHMPGGTFTDHVFGAMKERDILRFEGPLGTFFLRDESDKPIVLLASGTGFAPIKAIIEHAVFKNLNRPMTLYWGGRRKKDLYMMDLAEQWAKEVPNFKFVPVLSEPDPHDGWTGRTGFVHRAVIEDLPDLSAYQVYACGAPVMVESAQRDFTQHHRLPEDEFYADSFTSAADLAHPV, encoded by the coding sequence ATGGCATTCAACGTAACGCTCCGGCAAAGCGGCCGGCAGTTTCAGGTGGAACCCGACGAGCCGGTGCTGACCGCGGCGCTGCGCCAGGGCATCGGCTTGCCTTATGGCTGTAAGAACGGCGCGTGCGGTTCCTGCAAGGGCGCGGTCGTCGAAGGCGAAGTCGAGCAGGCGCCGCATTCGTCGTCGGCACTCTCCAACGACGAAAAAACGCGCGGCATGGCGCTCTTCTGCTGCGCGACCGCGCAGAGCGATCTCACGATCGACGTGCGCGAAGTCGCGGGCGTCGGCGACGTGCAGGTCAAGAAGCTGCCGTGCCGCGTGAACGCGCTTCAGCGCAAGGCCGACGACGTCATCGAAATGAAGCTGCAACTGCCCGCCAACGAGCGCCTGCAATATCTCGCGGGGCAGTACATCGAATTCATTCTGAAGGACGGCAAGCGCCGCAGCTATTCGATGGCGAGCCCGCCGCATCACGAAGGCCCGCTCGAACTGCACATTCGCCACATGCCGGGCGGCACGTTCACGGACCATGTGTTCGGCGCGATGAAAGAGCGCGACATCCTGCGCTTCGAAGGCCCGCTCGGCACGTTTTTCCTGCGCGACGAATCGGACAAGCCCATCGTGCTGCTCGCATCGGGCACGGGCTTCGCGCCGATCAAGGCGATCATCGAACACGCGGTCTTCAAGAACCTGAACCGGCCGATGACGCTTTACTGGGGCGGCCGCCGCAAGAAAGACCTGTACATGATGGACCTCGCCGAGCAATGGGCGAAGGAAGTGCCGAACTTCAAGTTCGTGCCGGTGCTGTCCGAACCCGATCCGCACGACGGCTGGACCGGCCGCACGGGCTTCGTTCATCGCGCTGTCATCGAAGATCTGCCAGACTTGAGCGCGTATCAGGTCTATGCGTGCGGCGCGCCTGTGATGGTGGAATCGGCGCAGCGCGATTTCACGCAGCATCACCGCTTGCCGGAGGACGAGTTCTACGCCGATTCGTTCACGAGCGCAGCGGACCTCGCGCATCCGGTCTGA
- a CDS encoding NAD-dependent epimerase/dehydratase family protein produces MIATRTLRRPRVLIVGCGDVGLRALPLLRSRAASPRVIALTHHAERAAELRAAGALPIAGDLDAKRSLRRLAGIAPQVLHLAPPQREGDTDRRTRALLAAMRAPRRSVARGAQGAVARHRAWRAWTFIVPDASFGATSRVAPVRFVYASTTGVYGDCGGALIDETRPARPDNERARRRVSAEQQLRRVGARSGWRVSIVRIPGIYAENRLPLARIERAMPALTERDDVYTNHIHADDLAAILVRALGRGRPQRVVNASDDTNLRMADYFDRVADAYGLPRVPRITREEAEARLEPVTLSFMRESRRLSNARMKRELGYALRHPTVDDFLRSRAGTTRR; encoded by the coding sequence ATGATCGCCACTCGAACCTTGCGCCGCCCGCGCGTCTTGATCGTCGGATGCGGCGATGTCGGGCTGCGCGCGTTGCCGCTCTTGCGTTCGCGCGCCGCGTCGCCGCGCGTGATCGCGCTCACGCATCACGCGGAACGCGCCGCCGAACTTCGCGCCGCGGGCGCCTTGCCGATCGCCGGCGACCTCGATGCGAAGCGCAGCCTTCGCAGGCTCGCAGGCATCGCGCCGCAGGTGCTGCATCTCGCGCCGCCTCAGCGCGAAGGCGACACCGACCGCCGCACGCGTGCGTTGCTCGCGGCCATGCGCGCGCCGCGCCGTTCCGTCGCGCGTGGCGCTCAGGGCGCCGTTGCGCGGCATCGTGCCTGGCGCGCATGGACTTTCATTGTACCCGACGCCTCTTTTGGAGCCACATCGCGCGTTGCGCCTGTGCGCTTCGTGTATGCGAGCACGACGGGCGTCTACGGCGACTGCGGGGGCGCGCTGATCGACGAAACGCGGCCCGCGCGGCCGGACAACGAGCGCGCACGGCGGCGCGTGTCGGCGGAGCAGCAGTTGCGCCGCGTGGGCGCGCGAAGCGGCTGGCGCGTTTCCATCGTGCGGATTCCCGGCATTTACGCGGAGAATCGCCTGCCGCTTGCGCGCATCGAACGGGCGATGCCCGCGCTCACCGAACGCGACGATGTCTACACGAATCACATTCACGCGGACGATCTCGCCGCGATTCTCGTGCGCGCGCTCGGGCGCGGGCGGCCGCAGCGCGTCGTGAACGCATCGGACGACACCAATTTGCGCATGGCCGACTATTTCGATCGCGTCGCCGACGCGTACGGTTTGCCGCGCGTGCCACGCATCACGCGCGAGGAGGCGGAGGCGCGTCTGGAACCGGTGACGCTTTCGTTCATGCGCGAGTCGCGCCGTCTGTCCAACGCACGGATGAAGCGCGAGTTAGGCTACGCGCTGCGTCATCCGACCGTGGACGACTTCTTGCGCTCGCGCGCCGGCACGACGCGGCGCTAG
- a CDS encoding pseudouridine synthase yields the protein MDLETLLFSQGFGSRRQCRGIIAEGRVRIGGEVCSDPHASVAVAESPDFEVDGTVWTYREKAYIAMNKPAGYECSRDPQHHLSVFHLLPPQLIERGVQPVGRLDQDTTGLLLFSDDGAFVHAFTSPKRKVPKVYLATLRHPLDDAQLASLRDGVLLHGETKPSAALAAHRRDERLLELTVLEGKYHQVKRMVAAAGNRVEKLHRERVGGYALPASLAEGEWQWLGDDDLAALRAQG from the coding sequence ATGGACCTCGAAACACTCCTCTTCTCGCAAGGCTTCGGCTCGCGCCGTCAATGTCGCGGCATCATCGCGGAGGGCCGCGTGCGCATCGGCGGCGAGGTGTGCAGCGATCCGCACGCCAGTGTCGCGGTCGCCGAATCGCCGGACTTCGAAGTCGACGGCACCGTCTGGACGTATCGCGAGAAGGCGTATATCGCGATGAACAAGCCCGCCGGCTACGAATGCTCGCGCGATCCGCAGCATCACTTGAGCGTGTTTCACCTGTTGCCGCCGCAACTCATCGAACGCGGCGTGCAGCCGGTGGGCCGGCTCGATCAGGATACGACGGGCCTCCTCCTCTTCTCGGACGACGGCGCGTTCGTCCACGCCTTCACGTCGCCCAAGCGCAAAGTGCCAAAGGTGTATCTCGCGACGCTGCGCCATCCGCTCGACGACGCCCAGCTCGCCAGCCTGCGCGACGGCGTGCTGCTGCACGGCGAAACGAAGCCGAGCGCCGCGCTCGCCGCGCATCGCCGCGACGAACGGCTGCTCGAACTGACCGTGCTCGAAGGCAAATATCATCAGGTGAAGCGGATGGTCGCGGCAGCGGGAAATCGCGTGGAGAAGCTGCATCGGGAGCGCGTGGGCGGTTACGCGTTGCCGGCGTCGCTCGCGGAAGGCGAATGGCAGTGGCTCGGTGACGACGATCTCGCTGCACTGCGCGCCCAGGGCTGA